The following are encoded together in the Candidatus Methylarchaceae archaeon HK02M2 genome:
- a CDS encoding metalloregulator ArsR/SmtB family transcription factor: MSKIVEARLNRLISSEICEAKNIEEYASELKSLAANLGDIDYFKEKERFFKALSDSTRLKIIKMLAKKEMCVCEVMVALDITQTNASHHLNILERESIVKKKRKGKWIIYSLNIQEMPKLIDGFSI; the protein is encoded by the coding sequence ATGAGTAAGATTGTAGAAGCAAGGTTAAATCGCCTAATCTCTTCTGAGATATGTGAGGCTAAGAATATAGAAGAATATGCTTCAGAACTAAAAAGCTTGGCTGCAAACTTGGGAGATATAGATTATTTCAAAGAAAAGGAAAGGTTCTTCAAGGCACTATCCGATTCTACTCGATTGAAGATCATAAAGATGCTGGCGAAAAAGGAGATGTGTGTCTGTGAAGTTATGGTCGCTCTCGACATTACCCAAACTAATGCGTCACATCACCTAAACATACTTGAAAGGGAAAGTATAGTTAAAAAGAAACGTAAAGGAAAATGGATTATCTACAGCCTTAATATCCAAGAGATGCCAAAGTTGATCGATGGATTCTCAATTTAA